DNA from Gammaproteobacteria bacterium:
GCACACATCGCACGCGGCTATAAGGGCTATGGCCTGCCCATGGCCGACCTCATCCAAGAAGGCAATATCGGCCTAATGAAAGCCGTCAAACGCTTTGACCACAAGATAGGCGTACGCCTCGTTTCGTTTGCGGTGCATTGGATACGCGCCGAAATTCACGAATACATTATTCGCAACTGGCGCATCGTTAAAGTTGCCACCACCAAAGCACAACGCAAATTATTTTTTAAATTGCGCAGCGCCAAAAAACAACTCGCTTGGCTAAACCAAGATGAAGTAGAAACCGTGGCACGCGAACTCGGCGTAGACGTCGCCAGCGTTATAGAAATGGAAAGCCGCATGAGCGGCAAAGACATCGGCTTTGACTTACACGACGACGCCGATGAAGAAACCAGCTTTGCACCCGTGCAATATTTAGAAGCCCCGAACGCAGATCCTGCGCGCTTACTCGAACGCGACGACTGGCAAGACACCCATGCCGATAAACTCAGCGATGCGTTAATCAAACTGGACGATCGCAGCCGTGCGATTCTCGAACGCCGCTGGCTAGCTGACAAAAAAGCCACCCTGCATCAACTCGCAGACGAATACGGCGTATCCGCAGAACGCATTCGTCAATTAGAAAATAACGCCATCAAGAAACTGCGCACCGCGATTAGTGCGTAAGAAATCCTTGCTATAACTCTTATCGATGAACCGGTGACAAATTGTTACCGGTTCATTTATATCAATCCGTCTTTTTATTGCAAAGCACAATCTAGAAATATAAAAATTTTTATCAAGCGTCTATCGACTTGACCTATAAGTTGATTTGGTTGCTCAGCGGCAATATTTTCTAAGATTCGTCCACCGAGTACGGAGCCTTCGCTTCCACCAATGTTATTCCCGTCTTATTTACTAAAATTGCTGAGTCGTCCGGATAACGTTTTGAGCGCAGCAATCCCCGTGCTTTTTTGTTTTTCGGTAGTGTTTGGTCTTGTTTCGGTATTTTCATAAAGCTTAATACTTTTTTCGGTCTCCTTGGCTATTTTTCTAAGCTGCGTGTGCGGCAGTGAATTTTCCAGCCGTCTACTTTTCCGCCGGCTTCTATTTCTAAGCTGCGTGTGCGGCAGTGAATGCATTTTGCAGTTTATAGCGCCGCTTTTTTGGTTTCTAAGCTGCGTGTGCGGCAGTGAATTCCGAGCCGATTTAATTAATCCAGACTTTATTTTTCTAAGCTGCGTGTGCGGCAGTGAATGCTCCAACAAAGCAAGCAAGTTTTTCCGATGATTTCTAAGCTGCGTGTGCGGCAGTGAATGGCAACGGCAACTTGAATAACGTCAACGTGCTTTTCTAAGCTGCGTGTGCGGCAGTGAATATTCTTCGGTGATATCGCGACCACCGCTGAACTTTCTAAGCTGCGTGTGCGGCAGTGAATTACTGTTCGCGGGCAAGTAAATAGTCATGATTTTTCTAAGCTGCGTGTGCGGCAGTGAATAGCTTAGTTATAACTTGCTAACGACTGGTTTCTTTCTAAGCTGCGTGTGCGGCAGTGAATTTGCCGTTGTCAGCGCCCCGCCGATGATGCTATTTCTAAGCTGCGTGTGCGGCAGTGAATAATCCACCATGCGTTTCTTGTCGCTTAACAATTTTCTAAGCTGCGTGTGCGGCAGTGAATCAGGTGTCCACTGCTTAATCGTCGGCATAGTATTTCTAAGCTGCGTGTGCGGCAGTGAATTCTGCGCGGTGACAATCAGCCACGAGGTGCTCTTTCTAAGCTGCGTGTGCGGCAGTGAATTCGGTATAAAAAAATCATTAAACATACACATATTTCTAAGCTGCGTGTGCGGCAGTGAATATAAAGCGCAGTTAGTCGCGGCGATAGAATCCTTTCTAAGCTGCGTGTGCGGCAGTGAATGTTTAGTCCAACGTCATTATTTTGTTTAGACTTTTCTAAGCTGCGTGTGCGGCAGTGAATCTCAACAAGATTGACGTACGCATCATCGCTTATTTCTAAGCTGCGTGTGCGGCAGTGAATGGGGCAGCTCATCTTTTAGAAATTCAACGTCCTTTCTAAGCTGCGTGTGCGGCAGTGAATCAAGCGCTGAAGCCGCTGACACAATTCATCTGTTTCTAAGCTGCGTGTGCGGCAGTGAATCACACCAAAGAGTTTCTAATATTGAAAAATAGTTTCTAAGCTGCGTGTGCGGCAGTGAATAGGCTGGAGGCCATACGCCACGCGGTCTACAATTTCTAAGCTGCGTGTGCGGCAGTGAATATTGTGTGTCAACTGTAACATTACCTAGTGCCTTTCTAAGCTGCGTGTGCGGCAGTGAATACATCGGATCAAAACTGCACGTCCGTTGACATTTTCTAAGCTGCGTGTGCGGCAGTGAATGCATATTGAAGTTATACATCGCGGTAATAGATTTTCTAAGCTGCGTGTGCGGCAGTGAATCTTGATATTGATTTACTACGGAAAATCAATGCTTTCTAAGCTGCGTGTGCGGCAGTGAATGCACAAATACCGGCGATCAAACAAATATATCGTTTCTAAGCTGCGTGTGCGGCAGTGAATAGTGGGTCATTATTTTTAAGCGCTGTGATCACTTTCTAAGCTGCGTGTGCGGCAGTGAATAATTACGTTCCATTTTGGTCTATTTGTTCTTATTTCTAAGCTGCGTGTGCGGCAGTGAATTCGGCGGCGGTGGTGGTGGCGGTTCATCCGGTTTTCTAAGCTGCGTGTGCGGCAGTGAATGAGTAGCGATAACTCGCTACCATATTTCCCCTTTTCTAAGCTGCGTGTGCGGCAGTGAATATATAGCATGTGGATTTGCGGTTTTGAGCGGTTTTCTAAGCTGCGTGTGCGGCAGTGAATGATTCCGAGTTGCTGACTCAAGGAATCGTCTGTTTCTAAGCTGCGTGTGCGGCAGTGAATGCTATTAGCCATAGCCACGATCGGCGATATTATTTCTAAGCTGCGTGTGCGGCAGTGAATACCACAAGCCGGCGCGATGGGCGACACGTCACTTTCTAAGCTGCGTGTGCGGCAGTGAATACAAAGCCGCAACAAGCACTCAAGTTACCGCTTTTCTAAGCTGCGTGTGCGGCAGTGAATTATTCTCGGGAATGCGTGCATTTTTGGTTCTATTTCTAAGCTGCGTGTGCGGCAGTGAATGTGTTTGTTGATAGTCAGCTAAAACACGCAGATTTCTAAGCTGCGTGTGCGGCAGTGAATGCGCAGATGGTCAGCCGATGGGTATTTTAGGCTTTCTAAGCTGCGTGTGCGGCAGTGAATAAGTGCCGTAACCATCTGGCGCATTAGGATTCTTTCTAAGCTGCGTGTGCGGCAGTGAATGGGGCAGCTCATCTTTTAGAAATTCAACGTCTTTTCTAAGCTGCGTGTGCGGCAGTGAATGCAGCTTCAGCGCCGGTGATTACAGAAACTGCTTTCTAAGCTGCGTGTGCGGCAGTGAATCATATTCTGCTTCCCACTGATCAATCGTTAACTTTCTAAGCTGCGTGTGCGGCAGTGAATCCTTAAATGCCGCGCCGGCTACCTGCCTGGCTTTTCTAAGCTGCGTGTGCGGCAGTGAATTCTGGGGCGGCTCGATTATTCGTCAAGTGACCTTTCTAAGCTGCGTGTGCGGCAGTGAATAATAAATCGATGCTCTCGCCCGAAAGTTTTTCTTTCTAAGCTGCGTGTGCGGCAGTGAATCTTTGTTTAACCATTTTTTCTCGGTTTGATTCTTTCTAAGCTGCGTGTGCGGCAGTGAATGAGTTAAGATTTTATTATTTTCGAGTTGAGATTTTCTAAGCTGCGTGTGCGGCAGTGAATATCAAGTTAGAATTATTAAGCTAAAGCAGAGCTTTCTAAGCTGCGTGTGCGGCAGTGAATTAATAGATAAGTATCGCGTAGTCGCATGGCAATTTCTAAGCTGCGTGTGCGGCAGTGAATCATGACGGGGAGTTAATTAGTGAAACAGAGGCTTTCTAAGCTGCGTGTGCGGCAGTGAATATAATTATGGGAAATAAACAATCGTTTTCAATTTTCTAAGCTGCGTGTGCGGCAGTGAATAAAAGAATATTTTTCGGCGTACTTTAGTGTTTTTTCTAAGCTGCGTGTGCGGCAGTGAATCTTGCGGGAACCGCTATAAAATATTTCTCAGTTTTCTAAGCTGCGTGTGCGGCAGTGAATATCGCCCACCAGCCAACCGAAAATGGCGCAGCTTTCTAAGCTGCGTGTGCGGCAGTGAATTTTATTATCAAATCGCAGACGATGAATTTGTATTTCTAAGCTGCGTGTGCGGCAGTGAATTTCAAAAAATAAAAAGCCAGCAATTCGGCGGCTTTCTAAGCTGCGTGTGCGGCAGTGAATTGGTTCTTGGCTCGGCATTTCTAGAATGTATTTTTCTAAGCTGCGTGTGCGGCAGTGAATACCGCACTCAAGCAGCGCGTAGTAATGATTATTTTCTAAGCTGCGTGTGCGGCAGTGAATACATATATAAGTGTTAATGACAGCATTGCGGCTTTCTAAGCTGCGTGTGCGGCAGTGAATTCAGCTTTGCCGCCCGACAAACAAAACAGACGTTTCTAAGCTGCGTGTGCGGCAGTGAATTTAATACATAAATTACAGGCGCATTATGATGCTTTCTAAGCTGCGTGTGCGGCAGTGAATCCCGGCTACTGCTGCAAGATATGTATCTACTATTTCTAAGCTGCGTGTGCGGCAGTGAATAACAGAAACTGGCAAATTGGAATCTTGCCAGTTTTCTAAGCTGCGTGTGCGGCAGTGAATGAGGACCCAGCGACGCTATAGCTTCTAAAGTTTTTCTAAGCTGCGTGTGCGGCAGTGAATCAATCCCGAATACAACGCCGCTCACCTGGATCTTTCTAAGCTGCGTGTGCGGCAGTGAATGCCTTTCGTAAGGCCTGGGCTTCCGCGCATTTTTTCTAAGCTGCGTGTGCGGCAGTGAATGCGCACTGCGCCAATATCGCCGAAAATGCTGCTTTCTAAGCTGCGTGTGCGGCAGTGAATTGTATAAGTCGCCGCCCCGAAGGGCGGCTGTGTTTCTAAGCTGCGTGTGCGGCAGTGAATGCAAACAGATACGCTATAACTATTATGGATGATTTCTAAGCTGCGTGTGCGGCAGTGAATCTATTACTGCTGGCAAGGTCACTGGTGTGACATTTCTAAGCTGCGTGTGCGGCAGTGAATAAAATGCAGCAAGTCAAGTAGCGCTGCTAAGTTTTCTAAGCTGCGTGTGCGGCAGTGAATAGCACAAAGCTACAAAAAGGATATGAAAATGGTTTCTAAGCTGCGTGTGCGGCAGTGAATAAGCTGGAGGCCATACGCCACGCGGTCTACACTTTCTAAGCTGCGTGTGCGGCAGTGAATCCGATGCTAGTGCCGGCGTGAGACAAGCTGGATTTCTAAGCTGCGTGTGCGGCAGTGAATTTGTCTCACGCATGTGTCAAGACCTAGCCCACTTTCTAAGCTGCGTGTGCGGCAGTGAATTACAAAAAGGATATGAAAATGGGAAATTTCACTTTCTAAGCTGCGTGTGCGGCAGTGAATCACTATATAACTCGCACGTTGTACACGCTGCTTTTCTAAGCTGCGTGTGCGGCAGTGAATATCAACATTAGATATTGTTTCAAGTGTTGATTTTTCTAAGCTGCGTGTGCGGCAGTGAATGCTTAATGCTGATGACGCGCACATTGTTGAGCTTTCTAAGCTGCGTGTGCGGCAGTGAATCGCTATATAACTCGCACGCTGTGCACGTTGCTTTTCTAAGCTGCGTGTGCGGCAGTGAATTGATATAGGCTTGCGTGTTGTTCTCATTACTCTTTCTAAGCTGCGTGTGCGGCAGTGAATGAAGTGATAAGGTTGTTTGGGTCGGAATATACTTTCTAAGCTGCGTGTGCGGCAGTGAATCATAAAACTATCGTCAATCGCTATATTTCCATTTTCTAAGCTGCGTGTGCGGCAGTGAATAGGGTCTGGGTAGAGATCGGTCGTTTTTGGTTTTTCTAAGCTGCGTGTGCGGCAGTGAATACGTTCTTCTTTAACCGCGTACCACGCTTTTTTTTCTAAGCTGCGTGTGCGGCAGTGAATAGGAGTTTACGGGGAAAAAAATAAGTTACAAGAAGGACTTAGTTGCATTAATCAGTTTTGACCAATGATTTTAAGGCCTATTGCAACTTATTGAATTTAATGCAAATTTTTAAAGAGCTAATTTTATTGGTTCAAACTAATGACCAATATGTGTGATAGCTACAAATACTCAAATGGAAGCGCTATATTCTGCCGCGGCTTCCGCAATGCTGCTCTTGTTCCACAATCAACCGACCCATGCCAATAAGCAAGCACCATTGCGCTGTTCACGCTACGTTGAACTTGCGCTTTGGCTTGTTTGA
Protein-coding regions in this window:
- the rpoH gene encoding RNA polymerase sigma factor RpoH; the encoded protein is MTTAVIRHDFNTLPVLSSDTLDRYMAHLSQIPILSADEEHALAIRLHEQNDLAAAQKLILSHLRFVAHIARGYKGYGLPMADLIQEGNIGLMKAVKRFDHKIGVRLVSFAVHWIRAEIHEYIIRNWRIVKVATTKAQRKLFFKLRSAKKQLAWLNQDEVETVARELGVDVASVIEMESRMSGKDIGFDLHDDADEETSFAPVQYLEAPNADPARLLERDDWQDTHADKLSDALIKLDDRSRAILERRWLADKKATLHQLADEYGVSAERIRQLENNAIKKLRTAISA